From the genome of Muricauda sp. SCSIO 64092, one region includes:
- a CDS encoding isopenicillin N synthase family dioxygenase, protein MSAIPSVHLGDFLSDDPAKKEKFVQEIGAAFEDIGFVALSGHFLSNELVEKLYEEIKHFFGLPQQTKDKYEIAGIGGQRGYTSFGKEHAKGRKEGDLKEFWHFGQYVENDSKLEKEYPENVTVEELADFNTVGKEAYKMLEKTAQYVLRALSLHLGLEETYFDQYIKNGNSILRPIHYPPITEEPKNAVRAAAHGDINLITLLMGAHGKGLQVKDHQGNWVDAIARPDELMINVGDMLSRLTNNKLKSTIHQVVNPPRELWGTSRYSIPFFMHPISEMSLNCLENCIDEAHPKQFEDTTAGDYLNERLIELGLVKK, encoded by the coding sequence ATGAGTGCCATACCAAGTGTTCACCTGGGGGATTTTTTATCCGATGACCCTGCCAAAAAGGAAAAATTTGTTCAAGAAATTGGAGCAGCTTTTGAGGATATTGGATTTGTGGCCTTAAGCGGTCATTTCCTGTCCAATGAACTGGTGGAAAAGCTCTATGAAGAGATAAAACATTTCTTTGGATTGCCACAGCAAACCAAAGACAAGTACGAAATAGCGGGAATTGGGGGGCAACGGGGCTATACCTCATTTGGAAAGGAACATGCCAAAGGACGAAAAGAAGGGGATTTAAAGGAATTTTGGCATTTTGGACAATATGTGGAGAACGATTCCAAACTGGAAAAGGAATATCCGGAAAACGTGACCGTGGAGGAACTTGCCGATTTCAATACCGTTGGAAAAGAAGCCTATAAAATGTTGGAGAAAACGGCACAGTATGTATTAAGGGCCCTGTCACTTCATTTGGGCCTGGAAGAGACCTATTTTGATCAATATATCAAAAATGGGAATTCCATTCTCCGGCCCATACACTACCCTCCCATTACCGAAGAACCAAAAAATGCCGTTAGGGCAGCGGCCCATGGGGACATTAACCTTATTACCCTTTTAATGGGCGCCCATGGCAAAGGATTGCAAGTGAAAGATCATCAAGGAAATTGGGTGGATGCCATCGCCAGACCGGATGAACTGATGATCAATGTGGGGGATATGCTATCGCGTTTAACCAACAATAAATTGAAATCCACTATCCACCAGGTAGTGAACCCCCCCAGGGAACTTTGGGGAACTTCCCGCTACTCGATTCCTTTTTTCATGCATCCGATCAGTGAAATGTCGTTAAATTGCTTGGAAAACTGCATAGATGAGGCCCATCCAAAACAATTTGAGGATACTACGGCAGGCGATTATCTAAATGAACGTTTAATAGAATTGGGTTTGGTAAAAAAATAG
- a CDS encoding thiamine pyrophosphate-dependent enzyme — translation MRYHIGDLNPEELLRFYGRMLKPRMIEEKMLILLRQGKVPKWFSGMGQEAISVGVASALKDSEYILPMHRNLGVFTTRNVPLKRLFAQWQGKASGFTKGRDRSFHFGSQEHKIVGMISHLGPQLGVANGIALADLIRKKKRVTAVFTGEGATSEGDFHEALNVASVWNLPILFCIENNGYGLSTPTREQYNCEHLADRAKGYGIEGRIIEGNNILEVYTKVNELCKALRKRPRPVLLEFKTFRMRGHEEASGIKYVPEKTIKEWAKKDPIANFEAFLLKQGILNDKKIEKLKTDYMEEINMSLKMAFDEDPVVFNGKRELDDIYQKTEDKPIEPGVLDTQEIRFVDAVSQGLRQSMEEHNELVLMGQDIAEYGGVFKITEGFVKEFGRNRVRNTPICESVIVSAAMGLSINSMKAVVEMQFADFVSSGFNPIVNYLAKIHYRWGQNADVVIRMPCGGGVGAGPFHSQTNEAWFTKTPGLKVVYPAFPADAKGLLTASINDPNPVLFFEHKGLYRSISGDVPKAYYTLPLGKASLLKEGNDVSIVTFGAGVHWALETLERHSNISADLIDLRTLAPLDTETIYQSVQKTGKLIILQEDTLFGGVASDISAMVTEHCFEYLDGPIKRVASLDTPVPFAKSLEEGFLPKKRFEDDLLELLAY, via the coding sequence ATGCGCTACCATATTGGGGATTTGAACCCAGAAGAATTGCTCCGGTTCTACGGACGTATGCTAAAACCTAGAATGATAGAGGAAAAGATGTTGATCCTGCTCCGGCAGGGTAAGGTTCCCAAATGGTTCAGTGGAATGGGACAGGAGGCCATATCCGTTGGCGTTGCCTCCGCCCTCAAGGACTCCGAATACATCCTTCCCATGCATCGAAACCTTGGGGTGTTCACCACACGCAATGTTCCTTTAAAACGACTTTTCGCACAATGGCAAGGGAAGGCCAGCGGATTTACAAAAGGAAGGGACAGAAGTTTTCATTTTGGCAGTCAAGAACATAAAATTGTTGGGATGATTTCCCATTTGGGGCCACAACTTGGGGTCGCCAATGGAATAGCACTGGCCGATTTAATTCGAAAAAAGAAAAGGGTCACCGCAGTTTTTACAGGGGAAGGAGCTACCAGTGAAGGGGATTTTCATGAAGCATTGAACGTGGCCTCCGTTTGGAACCTACCCATTTTATTTTGTATCGAAAACAATGGTTACGGCCTGTCCACGCCTACCAGGGAACAATACAATTGTGAACATCTGGCGGACAGGGCAAAGGGATATGGGATAGAAGGCAGAATTATTGAAGGAAACAATATTTTGGAAGTCTACACAAAGGTCAATGAACTCTGTAAGGCCTTAAGAAAACGACCACGCCCCGTACTTCTTGAGTTCAAGACCTTCCGTATGCGTGGACATGAGGAAGCCAGCGGCATCAAATATGTACCGGAAAAAACGATTAAGGAATGGGCCAAGAAAGATCCCATAGCCAATTTTGAAGCCTTTTTATTGAAGCAGGGTATCTTGAACGATAAGAAAATAGAGAAGCTCAAAACGGATTATATGGAGGAAATCAACATGAGCCTAAAAATGGCTTTTGATGAGGATCCGGTTGTATTTAATGGAAAAAGGGAGTTGGATGATATCTATCAAAAAACCGAAGATAAACCCATTGAACCCGGTGTGTTGGATACCCAGGAAATACGTTTTGTGGATGCGGTATCCCAGGGTTTACGGCAGTCGATGGAAGAACACAATGAGTTGGTCCTTATGGGACAGGACATTGCGGAATATGGGGGAGTGTTTAAAATAACGGAAGGTTTTGTAAAGGAATTTGGTAGAAATAGGGTTCGGAATACCCCTATTTGCGAATCCGTTATTGTGTCCGCGGCAATGGGCCTCTCCATCAACTCCATGAAGGCGGTAGTGGAAATGCAATTCGCCGATTTCGTAAGCAGTGGGTTTAACCCCATTGTCAACTACTTGGCAAAAATTCATTACCGTTGGGGACAAAATGCAGATGTGGTCATACGAATGCCGTGTGGCGGAGGGGTGGGTGCCGGACCCTTCCATTCCCAGACCAATGAAGCTTGGTTTACCAAAACCCCTGGACTTAAAGTGGTGTATCCCGCATTTCCTGCGGATGCCAAGGGACTGTTGACCGCCAGTATCAACGATCCCAATCCGGTACTGTTCTTTGAACACAAGGGACTTTACCGCAGTATTTCCGGTGATGTACCAAAGGCGTATTACACCTTGCCACTGGGTAAGGCCTCGCTTTTGAAGGAGGGAAATGATGTTTCAATCGTTACCTTTGGTGCTGGCGTACATTGGGCTTTGGAAACCTTGGAACGGCATTCCAATATATCAGCGGATTTAATTGACTTACGAACTTTGGCTCCATTGGACACCGAAACAATATACCAATCGGTTCAAAAAACGGGCAAACTTATCATACTCCAGGAAGATACGCTTTTTGGAGGGGTGGCAAGTGACATTTCCGCAATGGTTACGGAACACTGCTTTGAATATTTGGATGGCCCGATCAAAAGGGTGGCAAGTTTGGATACTCCGGTTCCTTTTGCCAAAAGTTTGGAGGAGGGTTTTTTGCCTAAAAAACGTTTTGAGGATGACTTATTGGAACTCCTGGCCTATTAG
- a CDS encoding lipocalin family protein, translated as MIRKTSILLGVFTILLGSCTTTKSVRSQRNLFSGTWSLDNIRYENNTGNFQAVLFDDAKDICFEGSEWFFRDNNSTGRYTIKGGSLCQGGDRYIRWSVIEPAQNYSSQLQFKFIDEKYKDISGGVGYRLNITSLDEQQMVLKSNANVDGELVTIVYEFSKK; from the coding sequence ATGATAAGAAAAACAAGTATTTTGCTAGGAGTGTTTACGATTTTGTTGGGGTCCTGTACCACCACCAAGTCTGTGCGTTCCCAACGCAATTTGTTCAGTGGCACGTGGTCCCTGGACAATATTAGGTATGAAAACAACACCGGAAACTTTCAGGCCGTTCTATTTGATGATGCCAAGGACATTTGTTTTGAGGGGAGCGAATGGTTTTTTAGGGACAATAACAGTACTGGGCGATATACCATAAAAGGCGGATCCCTATGTCAAGGAGGGGATAGGTACATTCGTTGGTCCGTTATTGAGCCTGCACAAAACTACAGTAGTCAGTTACAGTTCAAATTCATTGATGAGAAGTATAAGGACATTTCTGGCGGAGTAGGGTACCGATTGAATATTACCAGTCTGGACGAACAACAAATGGTATTAAAGTCTAATGCAAATGTTGATGGTGAATTGGTCACCATTGTTTACGAATTTTCAAAAAAATAA
- a CDS encoding OmpA family protein, with product MNIKLKKGISYGMIVLLLVSCSAVKNANKAQKGGAIGAAGGAVIGGIIGNNVGKGNTVLGAIIGAAVGGAAGGYIGSRMDRQAERIEEEIPGAEVQRVGEGINVTFTQDAGVFFDTNKSDVKGSSAETLNKLADIFREYPKSNILVEGHTDSAGSEEYNLGLSQKRAESVTQYLIAQGISSSRLTTKWYGETQPRESNETAAGKAKNRRVELAIVASDSLKEEAYENTKG from the coding sequence ATGAACATCAAGCTTAAAAAAGGAATCTCATACGGAATGATCGTGCTACTATTGGTTAGTTGTAGTGCCGTAAAAAATGCCAATAAAGCACAGAAAGGTGGTGCCATTGGTGCAGCAGGTGGTGCGGTAATTGGAGGAATCATTGGGAACAATGTCGGAAAGGGAAATACGGTCCTTGGCGCGATTATTGGTGCCGCCGTAGGCGGTGCCGCAGGTGGCTATATTGGAAGTAGGATGGATCGCCAGGCAGAGCGGATCGAGGAAGAAATACCGGGTGCGGAAGTACAGCGTGTTGGTGAAGGGATCAACGTAACCTTTACCCAGGATGCCGGTGTTTTCTTTGACACCAACAAATCCGATGTCAAAGGAAGCTCCGCGGAAACACTCAATAAGTTGGCTGACATTTTTAGGGAATACCCAAAGTCCAATATTTTGGTCGAAGGGCACACGGACAGTGCCGGTTCCGAAGAATACAATCTTGGACTGTCACAAAAAAGGGCAGAGTCCGTTACCCAGTATTTGATAGCACAAGGCATCAGTTCATCCCGACTTACCACCAAATGGTATGGCGAAACGCAACCCAGGGAAAGCAATGAAACGGCAGCGGGCAAGGCCAAAAACCGTAGGGTGGAACTGGCCATTGTAGCCAGTGACTCATTAAAAGAGGAAGCCTACGAGAATACCAAAGGATAA
- a CDS encoding NAD(P)/FAD-dependent oxidoreductase, with protein MQQNVIIVGGGLAGLTASILLSKAGIGVLVIEKNPYPNHKVCGEYVSNEVRPLLEGLGLDVKALGALDIKLFSLSTLTGKCIDVKLPLGGFGVSRYALDNALYHLALENGVEFAFETVTDIVFEDDLFNITSDNGHYQASVVLGCYGKRSNLDKKLNRGFLKQQSPWLGVKCHYRLADFPSDKVELHSFYGGYGGLSKTEQGLVNFCYLANYASFKKYRNIAEFNRNIVSQNRYLKQFLENAEPVFEKPLSIAQISFASKTIVENHVLYCGDSAGLIHPLCGNGMAMAIHAGQIASSYAIRFFAEKGYGRVDMEHDYINLWKATFAKRLRYGRYIQKLLLNPKLADVIFSIIPKSQRIINPIIQRTHGKPILV; from the coding sequence ATGCAGCAAAACGTAATTATTGTGGGCGGTGGTCTAGCGGGGCTTACCGCATCCATTTTGCTCTCCAAGGCCGGTATTGGGGTATTGGTCATTGAGAAAAATCCGTACCCCAACCATAAAGTCTGTGGGGAATATGTCTCCAATGAGGTCCGGCCCTTATTGGAGGGTTTGGGCCTTGATGTAAAGGCGTTGGGGGCTTTGGATATCAAGTTATTTTCCTTGAGTACACTTACGGGCAAATGCATTGATGTTAAATTGCCCTTGGGCGGTTTTGGGGTAAGCCGTTATGCATTGGACAATGCCTTGTACCATTTGGCACTCGAAAATGGGGTGGAGTTTGCCTTTGAAACGGTAACCGACATTGTTTTTGAAGATGATCTTTTTAACATAACATCGGATAACGGTCACTATCAGGCATCCGTGGTCCTCGGTTGTTACGGAAAACGTTCAAATTTGGACAAAAAACTAAATCGGGGTTTTTTAAAACAGCAATCGCCCTGGCTTGGTGTCAAATGCCATTATCGTTTGGCTGACTTTCCTTCGGATAAGGTAGAACTGCACAGCTTTTATGGGGGTTATGGAGGACTGTCCAAAACGGAACAAGGTCTGGTGAACTTTTGTTATTTGGCCAATTACGCAAGCTTTAAAAAATACCGAAACATAGCGGAGTTCAACCGAAACATTGTTTCACAAAACCGTTATCTAAAACAGTTTTTGGAAAACGCGGAACCTGTTTTTGAAAAGCCTTTGAGCATTGCCCAAATATCATTTGCCTCAAAAACCATTGTGGAAAACCATGTTTTGTACTGTGGGGATAGTGCAGGCTTAATACATCCGCTGTGCGGCAATGGGATGGCGATGGCCATTCATGCCGGACAAATTGCGTCGTCCTATGCCATTCGGTTCTTTGCCGAGAAGGGGTATGGGAGAGTGGATATGGAGCATGATTATATCAATTTATGGAAAGCGACCTTTGCGAAACGTTTACGGTATGGCCGGTATATTCAAAAGCTTTTATTAAATCCTAAACTAGCGGATGTGATTTTTTCAATTATCCCAAAATCCCAAAGAATTATCAATCCGATTATCCAACGAACCCATGGAAAGCCTATCTTAGTGTAA
- a CDS encoding methyltransferase domain-containing protein: protein MDISIRSSEVELMDRPGLDKKSLTNALKDINFCNTWLGGYRLTINAVLDLIKSDRGKSYTILDVGCGDGEMLRKLSKTLHDKGISHRLVGIDINKTILGIAEEKSQDFLDIGYRYSDILTDDSLDCDILLCTLTLHHLKQKEIPLFLNRFVAIARVGVVINDLQRSRVAHFLFKIFRAVFLKSKIAKNDGLVSIRRAFKKEELLRMSKRITGASHRISWKWAFRYVWILKPQLQG from the coding sequence ATGGATATTTCCATTAGAAGTTCGGAGGTAGAGCTCATGGATCGGCCAGGACTGGATAAAAAGTCCCTTACCAACGCGCTAAAAGACATCAATTTTTGCAACACTTGGCTTGGTGGTTACCGTTTGACCATAAATGCCGTCCTGGATTTGATCAAATCGGATAGGGGAAAATCGTATACGATTTTGGATGTAGGCTGCGGGGACGGGGAAATGCTGCGAAAACTATCAAAAACACTCCATGACAAAGGAATTTCCCACCGCCTTGTGGGGATCGATATCAATAAGACCATTTTAGGGATTGCAGAAGAGAAATCCCAGGATTTTTTGGATATTGGATACCGATATAGCGATATTTTGACCGATGATTCCCTGGACTGTGACATTTTATTGTGCACGTTGACCCTGCACCATCTTAAGCAGAAGGAGATTCCCCTTTTTTTAAATCGATTTGTTGCCATTGCCCGTGTTGGAGTGGTCATCAACGATTTGCAACGGAGTAGGGTCGCCCATTTTTTGTTCAAAATCTTCCGAGCCGTCTTTTTAAAATCCAAAATTGCCAAGAATGATGGTTTGGTATCCATTAGGCGAGCTTTTAAAAAGGAAGAACTCTTAAGAATGTCAAAACGGATAACTGGGGCCTCACATCGGATTTCGTGGAAATGGGCCTTTCGCTATGTTTGGATACTTAAACCACAATTGCAGGGATAA
- a CDS encoding type III polyketide synthase: MGEAKIIGVSKALPKYSRTTKEIIPFVNLWLGDQEERFRRKVVKIFEGAGVGKRYGIMSIEKVFTATSFEDKNNVYAQAAKELGTKALQSALEDSNWEPDSLDYIITVSCTGIMIPSLDAYLVNALQLRQDIVRLPVTEMGCAAGVSGMIYAANFLRSNPGKRAAIIALESPTATFQLNDYSMANMVSAAIFGDGAACVLLSSRVSDKGPKIVGEGMYHFYDAIGMMGFDLTNTGLKMILDPKVPETIEEHFPLLTNPFLEGLGSTIERVNHLIFHPGGRKIVQTVEELFGKLGKNIDLTRKVLREYGNMSSATVLYVLEEFMKKDVPKGEQGLILSFGPGFSAQRVLIEW, encoded by the coding sequence ATGGGTGAAGCAAAAATTATTGGAGTGTCCAAAGCACTTCCCAAATATTCGAGGACTACCAAGGAGATCATCCCTTTTGTCAATCTATGGCTTGGCGACCAAGAAGAGCGTTTTCGGAGAAAGGTGGTCAAAATTTTTGAAGGGGCCGGTGTGGGCAAACGATATGGTATCATGTCCATAGAAAAGGTTTTTACTGCCACATCTTTTGAGGATAAAAACAATGTTTATGCCCAAGCAGCAAAGGAATTGGGAACAAAGGCCCTGCAATCCGCCCTAGAGGATTCCAATTGGGAGCCGGACTCCCTGGATTACATCATTACGGTAAGCTGCACGGGCATTATGATCCCTTCATTGGATGCCTACCTGGTGAATGCGCTACAATTGCGCCAGGATATCGTAAGGCTTCCGGTTACTGAAATGGGTTGTGCGGCCGGAGTCTCCGGAATGATCTATGCCGCAAATTTTTTACGGTCCAATCCTGGTAAACGCGCAGCAATAATCGCGCTGGAAAGCCCAACAGCGACCTTTCAACTCAATGATTATTCCATGGCCAATATGGTCAGTGCCGCAATTTTTGGTGATGGAGCGGCCTGTGTTCTGTTATCATCCAGAGTGTCGGATAAGGGGCCAAAAATAGTGGGTGAAGGCATGTACCATTTTTATGATGCCATTGGGATGATGGGTTTTGATTTGACCAATACCGGTCTTAAAATGATTCTGGATCCAAAGGTTCCCGAGACTATTGAAGAACATTTTCCACTTTTGACCAATCCGTTTTTGGAAGGACTGGGCTCAACAATTGAAAGGGTAAACCATCTTATTTTTCATCCCGGAGGAAGAAAGATTGTGCAAACCGTTGAAGAACTGTTTGGAAAATTGGGCAAGAATATAGATTTGACACGGAAGGTCCTCAGGGAGTACGGGAACATGAGCAGTGCAACCGTACTCTATGTACTGGAGGAATTTATGAAAAAGGATGTACCAAAAGGGGAACAGGGGTTGATTTTAAGTTTTGGGCCCGGTTTTTCCGCCCAGCGTGTTTTAATTGAATGGTAA
- a CDS encoding SDR family oxidoreductase, which translates to MATITKGHPWALILGGSTGLGLATAKKLGSKGFNIIIIHRDRKSDLEKINSSFQEITLNKVQCVSFNMDATNPERQKSLVQEITAVLKDDKVKVLVHSIAKGNVKPMYAAGTGELEGQDFQLTIQAMATSLYDWTKLLVKNQVFSRDARIIAFTSEGSTKAWPNYAAVSAAKAAIEAIVRSIALEFAPLGLKANCIQAGVTDTKSLRLIPGSDQLIRETLRRNPNKRLTTPEDVANVVYLLSTPEASWITGTVIKVDGGESLQ; encoded by the coding sequence ATGGCAACAATCACCAAGGGGCATCCATGGGCATTGATTTTGGGGGGCAGTACCGGACTGGGACTGGCCACTGCCAAAAAGTTGGGCTCCAAGGGCTTTAATATTATAATTATACACAGGGACAGAAAGTCTGATTTAGAGAAAATTAACTCCTCTTTTCAAGAGATTACTTTAAATAAGGTGCAATGTGTAAGCTTTAATATGGATGCCACCAACCCAGAGAGACAAAAGAGCCTGGTACAAGAGATTACGGCTGTTTTAAAAGACGATAAAGTAAAGGTTTTGGTCCATAGTATTGCGAAGGGAAATGTAAAGCCGATGTATGCCGCTGGAACGGGTGAATTGGAAGGTCAGGATTTTCAATTGACCATTCAAGCCATGGCCACAAGTTTGTACGATTGGACCAAACTGCTGGTGAAGAATCAAGTCTTTTCCAGAGATGCAAGGATCATTGCCTTTACCAGCGAGGGAAGTACAAAGGCTTGGCCCAACTACGCAGCCGTCTCCGCGGCAAAGGCCGCTATTGAAGCAATAGTTCGGAGTATTGCATTGGAATTTGCGCCTTTGGGGCTAAAGGCCAATTGTATACAGGCAGGTGTTACCGATACCAAATCCTTACGATTGATTCCTGGCAGTGATCAATTGATTCGGGAAACCCTTCGTCGAAATCCAAATAAAAGGTTGACCACTCCGGAAGATGTGGCCAATGTGGTATATTTATTAAGCACTCCCGAAGCTTCCTGGATTACGGGTACCGTAATTAAGGTGGACGGCGGGGAAAGCCTTCAATAA
- a CDS encoding 3-hydroxyacyl-ACP dehydratase FabZ family protein produces the protein MTAEEIIGHLPYDYPFLFVDVLNKVDGAGCEGQYTFRSDLPFYQGHFKTLPVTPGVILTECCAQIGLVCLGIHLMGKELDTSVQIALSSTQMDFLLPVFPDETVTVFSEKIYFRFHKLKCKVSMRNSAGKMVCRGVLSGMFKIKAT, from the coding sequence ATGACAGCAGAGGAAATCATTGGCCATTTGCCGTACGACTATCCTTTTCTTTTTGTGGATGTCTTGAACAAGGTTGATGGGGCAGGTTGTGAGGGGCAATATACCTTCCGGTCGGATCTGCCCTTTTACCAAGGGCACTTCAAGACCCTTCCCGTAACTCCCGGGGTTATTTTAACGGAATGCTGTGCACAGATCGGTTTGGTGTGTTTGGGAATCCATCTCATGGGAAAAGAACTGGATACTTCCGTTCAAATAGCGCTTTCAAGTACTCAGATGGATTTTCTGCTACCGGTGTTCCCCGACGAAACCGTAACGGTTTTCTCCGAAAAAATCTATTTTCGATTCCATAAACTAAAGTGTAAGGTGTCCATGCGAAACAGTGCTGGAAAGATGGTCTGCAGAGGCGTTCTTTCCGGAATGTTCAAAATCAAGGCAACATGA
- a CDS encoding beta-ketoacyl-[acyl-carrier-protein] synthase family protein: protein MRNRVVVTGMGVCAPNGIGLPAFGESLSTGKSGIAWIDELKRLKFSCQIAGLPNIGVINLNDYFTSVQLKGLNSNGLVYGVIAGMDAWQDAGLRIADAPDWDSGTVFGTGILGVDKFREAIYKVDAGEVRRLGSTTVVQTMASGISAFLGGKLGLGNQVTTNSSACTTGTEAVLMGYDTIANGKAKRMLVGSCSDSGPYVWGGFDAMRILPTKFNDTPTKASRPMSATASGFVPGSGAGALVLESLDSALQRKAKIYAEIMGGAVNSGGHRNGGSITAANPVGVQKCISMAIENSGINGKDVDAINGHLTATTKDPDEIGNWSMALGRSGLDFPYINSFKGHFGHCLAASGSIECVGTVLQFKAKQLFGTLNCEDVHPKILEVADQSKIVAQTLAYQPKIIAKASFGFGDVNACVIFKAYLQ from the coding sequence ATGAGGAATAGGGTGGTAGTGACTGGGATGGGGGTATGTGCCCCCAATGGAATAGGATTGCCTGCCTTTGGGGAATCGCTCTCCACAGGGAAGTCCGGAATTGCATGGATTGACGAACTAAAAAGACTAAAATTCTCATGCCAAATAGCTGGCTTGCCTAATATTGGTGTGATAAATTTGAATGATTACTTCACCAGTGTTCAATTAAAAGGGTTAAACTCCAATGGACTTGTCTATGGGGTTATTGCCGGAATGGATGCCTGGCAAGATGCCGGTTTACGAATTGCTGATGCTCCGGACTGGGACAGTGGAACCGTTTTTGGAACGGGTATCCTGGGAGTGGATAAATTTAGGGAAGCCATTTATAAGGTCGATGCCGGTGAGGTAAGGCGCTTGGGAAGCACTACCGTTGTACAGACCATGGCCAGTGGCATTAGCGCCTTTTTGGGAGGAAAATTGGGATTGGGGAATCAAGTTACGACCAATTCGTCGGCATGTACCACAGGTACGGAAGCCGTATTGATGGGTTATGATACCATTGCAAACGGAAAGGCAAAACGGATGCTGGTAGGGAGTTGTAGTGATAGTGGACCTTATGTTTGGGGTGGTTTTGATGCGATGCGTATTTTGCCCACAAAATTCAATGATACCCCTACCAAGGCCAGTAGGCCAATGAGTGCCACAGCTTCGGGATTTGTGCCCGGAAGTGGTGCCGGAGCCTTGGTTTTGGAGTCCCTTGACAGTGCATTGCAGCGCAAGGCCAAAATTTATGCAGAAATTATGGGGGGTGCCGTAAACAGTGGTGGTCATCGTAATGGGGGAAGTATTACGGCAGCCAATCCCGTTGGGGTACAAAAATGTATTTCAATGGCCATTGAAAATTCTGGGATCAATGGAAAAGATGTGGATGCCATTAATGGCCATTTAACGGCTACAACGAAAGATCCGGATGAAATTGGTAATTGGAGCATGGCCTTGGGAAGATCGGGGCTCGATTTTCCTTACATCAATAGTTTTAAAGGGCATTTTGGACACTGTTTGGCGGCTTCGGGGAGTATTGAGTGCGTGGGTACGGTACTGCAATTTAAGGCCAAGCAATTGTTTGGGACCTTGAATTGTGAAGATGTTCATCCTAAAATATTGGAGGTCGCGGACCAATCCAAAATAGTGGCACAAACCCTAGCGTATCAACCAAAAATTATTGCCAAAGCAAGTTTTGGTTTTGGGGACGTTAATGCCTGTGTTATTTTTAAGGCCTATTTGCAATAA
- a CDS encoding acyl carrier protein — MKKEIKERYDLLKGIVEQYLPDDVEASTITMESHFIQELNINSANLVDIVLDVEDAFDIMLENDDMDGMQTVSDALGIIDRKISEK; from the coding sequence ATGAAAAAGGAAATAAAGGAACGCTATGACCTGCTCAAAGGTATTGTGGAGCAGTATTTGCCCGATGATGTTGAGGCCTCAACCATTACTATGGAAAGCCACTTCATCCAAGAGTTGAACATCAATTCTGCCAATCTGGTGGATATTGTACTGGATGTGGAGGACGCTTTTGATATCATGCTCGAAAATGATGATATGGATGGAATGCAGACCGTTTCGGATGCATTGGGAATCATTGATCGGAAGATTTCGGAAAAATAG
- a CDS encoding YceI family protein, whose amino-acid sequence MKRLSVLFYLIAIGFPILGPQAQEAKIETASITFEFPAKKVKGSIAGFTSSSKIDWGDLENSFFEGSVAVSTLDTNNGLRNWSLRSSRYFNAKDHPRIRFKSSSIQKQGDQYLVSGNLTIKGITKPFVITMKKSSKGLTGKASLYSSEFDINIKKKQKDNLVLVYFKFDLVR is encoded by the coding sequence ATGAAGCGTTTATCGGTTCTGTTTTATCTCATAGCAATTGGTTTTCCAATACTTGGGCCTCAGGCCCAAGAGGCAAAAATTGAAACGGCCAGCATTACATTTGAATTTCCTGCAAAAAAGGTAAAGGGAAGTATTGCCGGTTTTACATCCTCCTCCAAAATTGACTGGGGCGACCTGGAGAATTCATTCTTTGAAGGTTCGGTAGCCGTTTCCACGCTGGATACCAATAACGGCTTGAGAAATTGGTCCTTAAGAAGCTCCCGCTATTTCAACGCCAAGGACCATCCAAGAATCCGTTTTAAAAGTTCCAGTATCCAAAAACAGGGAGACCAATATCTGGTAAGTGGCAATCTTACGATAAAGGGCATTACAAAACCTTTTGTAATTACCATGAAAAAGTCTTCCAAGGGTTTAACGGGAAAAGCAAGTCTTTATAGTTCCGAGTTTGACATCAACATCAAGAAAAAACAGAAAGATAACTTGGTCTTGGTCTATTTTAAGTTCGATTTAGTGCGCTAA